From a single Polynucleobacter asymbioticus QLW-P1DMWA-1 genomic region:
- a CDS encoding acyl-CoA thioesterase has product MSNKRPSPPVRADFVAFEEVHSRWMDNDAYGHINNVTYYSFFDTAVNRYLIERNVLDIAKSETIGLVIETQCQYFSSIVYPDMIHVGLKVAHLGNSSVKYEVAIFRNAEDVASAMGHFVHVYVDRITNKPTPIPQDVRDVLQQLVKVN; this is encoded by the coding sequence ATGAGCAACAAAAGACCCTCCCCTCCAGTACGAGCTGATTTTGTAGCGTTTGAAGAAGTTCATTCTAGATGGATGGATAACGATGCTTATGGACATATCAATAACGTTACTTACTACTCTTTTTTTGATACAGCCGTAAATCGCTATCTCATTGAACGAAATGTTTTAGATATAGCAAAAAGTGAAACTATTGGGTTGGTTATTGAAACCCAATGCCAATATTTTTCCTCTATTGTTTATCCCGATATGATTCATGTTGGACTCAAAGTTGCACACCTCGGTAATAGTAGCGTGAAATATGAGGTTGCCATTTTTAGGAATGCTGAGGATGTTGCTTCAGCGATGGGGCATTTTGTTCATGTTTACGTAGACCGAATAACAAATAAACCAACCCCAATTCCACAAGATGTTCGCGACGTCTTGCAGCAGCTTGTCAAAGTAAATTAA
- a CDS encoding FadR/GntR family transcriptional regulator has translation MSQFLKLADVENKKTHFSAGNLGTRIANTLLNQFHADNLNPNTRLPSESVIAKHFKVSRTVVREAIAILKKDEILQSRKGSGTFIGEKFKPNPELVNEVAEQSVHALQNIIEVRRGVESEIAALAAIRRTPGQLSDIEEALRKIKKVTDAGQNGVEEDVRFHMLIAQATGNPYWLKFVDTFSYSLRAATSVTRANEDRRLDFAQQVQEEHEAIVAAIASGDADQARLAASIHMINAAERLKLADRSFWKEEGSALARDIVGNTPHD, from the coding sequence ATGAGTCAATTTCTAAAACTGGCAGATGTAGAGAATAAGAAGACCCACTTCTCTGCGGGAAATCTTGGGACGCGGATTGCAAACACCCTACTAAATCAATTTCATGCGGATAACTTAAATCCCAATACCCGCCTTCCCTCTGAGTCAGTGATTGCTAAGCATTTCAAAGTCAGCAGAACAGTAGTACGAGAGGCGATTGCAATACTGAAGAAAGATGAGATTTTGCAATCACGTAAAGGTAGCGGCACCTTTATTGGCGAAAAATTCAAGCCTAATCCTGAGTTGGTAAATGAAGTCGCAGAACAATCGGTTCATGCTCTGCAAAATATTATTGAAGTCAGGCGCGGTGTTGAATCTGAAATTGCCGCGTTGGCAGCAATTCGCCGCACACCAGGACAACTTTCAGATATTGAAGAAGCATTAAGAAAAATTAAAAAGGTGACTGACGCTGGCCAAAATGGTGTCGAAGAAGATGTCCGTTTTCATATGCTGATAGCGCAAGCTACCGGAAATCCTTATTGGCTGAAGTTTGTAGACACTTTTTCCTATTCGCTCAGAGCAGCAACTAGTGTTACTCGAGCAAATGAAGACCGAAGGTTAGATTTTGCACAACAAGTACAAGAAGAACATGAAGCGATTGTTGCTGCCATTGCCTCGGGCGATGCCGATCAAGCACGTCTAGCTGCCAGTATCCACATGATTAACGCAGCGGAGAGGCTGAAGCTGGCCGACAGAAGCTTCTGGAAAGAGGAGGGTAGCGCCTTAGCCAGAGATATCGTGGGTAACACCCCACACGATTAA
- a CDS encoding iron-containing alcohol dehydrogenase, with translation MMQFDFHSTRSILVERGGANNLAKRIAERGGKSALIVTDPGVLSAGLLDKAMPQFKEIGLPVQIFSDVQADPPVSVIDAAVKAAQASKADYIVGFGGGSSMDVAKLVALLAPGKEKLADVYGVGMAKGPRLPLILVPTTAGTGSEVTTISIVTVSESEKKGVVSPQLLPDVALLDAELTLGLPAHVTAATGIDAMVHAIEAFTTKRLKNPVSDCLAKEALRLLAGNLHKAVKTGNDIDARENMLLGACLAGMAFTNAPVAGVHALAYPIGARFHVPHGLSNSLMLGPVMRFNLDAAHTMYAELGQIIKPGLQGSTIEQATQLASYLGGLAGDLGLPQRLVEVGITAEDIDQLAADAMLQARLLQNSPREITLNDAADLYKEAL, from the coding sequence ATCATGCAATTTGACTTTCATTCAACGCGCTCAATTCTCGTAGAAAGAGGTGGCGCTAATAATCTGGCCAAGAGAATTGCTGAGAGAGGTGGAAAATCTGCACTGATCGTCACTGATCCAGGTGTCTTATCTGCTGGCTTACTCGATAAAGCCATGCCTCAGTTTAAGGAGATTGGTTTACCTGTACAGATTTTTTCTGATGTTCAGGCTGACCCCCCTGTCTCAGTGATTGATGCTGCAGTGAAGGCTGCTCAAGCCTCTAAAGCTGACTACATTGTGGGCTTTGGCGGCGGTAGCTCAATGGATGTAGCCAAATTAGTTGCCCTATTAGCACCAGGTAAAGAAAAATTAGCAGATGTCTATGGTGTAGGTATGGCTAAAGGGCCACGCTTACCTTTGATCTTGGTCCCCACAACAGCAGGTACTGGATCTGAAGTGACCACTATTTCTATAGTTACTGTTAGCGAGAGCGAGAAGAAGGGGGTAGTTTCCCCTCAATTACTCCCTGATGTTGCATTGCTTGATGCTGAGTTAACTTTGGGTCTTCCAGCCCATGTAACAGCAGCTACTGGAATCGATGCAATGGTTCACGCAATTGAAGCATTTACAACTAAGCGATTAAAAAATCCCGTTTCAGATTGTTTGGCCAAAGAAGCACTGCGTTTGTTAGCTGGAAATCTGCATAAGGCTGTGAAGACTGGGAATGACATTGATGCGCGTGAAAATATGTTGTTGGGTGCCTGTCTTGCAGGGATGGCATTTACTAATGCACCAGTAGCCGGTGTACACGCATTGGCTTATCCAATTGGCGCCAGATTCCATGTTCCCCATGGACTCTCCAATTCTTTAATGCTGGGACCTGTGATGCGCTTTAATTTAGATGCTGCACACACTATGTATGCTGAACTAGGTCAAATTATCAAACCTGGTTTACAGGGCTCGACCATTGAGCAAGCCACTCAATTGGCAAGCTATCTTGGTGGCCTAGCTGGTGATCTAGGTTTGCCACAACGATTGGTTGAGGTCGGCATCACTGCAGAAGATATAGACCAGTTGGCTGCAGATGCCATGCTTCAGGCACGTTTACTACAAAATAGCCCACGCGAAATCACATTGAATGACGCTGCAGATCTTTATAAAGAGGCTTTATGA
- a CDS encoding DMT family transporter → MNKETKGIWLGLVGVVIFSMTLPATKIAVPDFSAIPLSFYRAAIAGVAALIYIAAKKIALPQKSDLPTLGIISILISFVFPISIAIAMQDLPSSHGGIVLGISPLLTALFATLRFGERPSRGFWITAILGSALVLAFSIKESGGALQLSDLALLLAAVSASYGYAEAGNLSQKMGGIAVISWVAIISLIPSLPIAIYYAMHSSVTAIPIMNASLPAWLALLFVSIFSAYIGNIFWYTGLSMGGISHVGQVQLLQPFCTLALSSVLVFEPLTISNIFFASAVLVVVAIGKRMPVAKVKT, encoded by the coding sequence TTGAATAAAGAAACTAAAGGAATTTGGCTAGGTCTAGTCGGAGTTGTCATTTTCAGCATGACGCTGCCCGCTACCAAAATAGCCGTTCCAGATTTTAGTGCGATTCCCCTCTCTTTTTACCGAGCAGCCATTGCTGGTGTAGCTGCCTTAATTTATATAGCGGCAAAAAAGATTGCTCTTCCCCAAAAGAGTGATCTTCCAACACTGGGAATCATTTCCATCCTTATTTCTTTTGTCTTTCCAATCTCCATCGCGATTGCGATGCAAGATCTGCCTTCTTCACATGGTGGGATTGTTCTAGGAATATCACCTTTATTGACTGCTCTATTCGCCACCTTGCGTTTTGGCGAAAGACCATCACGCGGCTTTTGGATTACCGCCATTCTTGGTAGTGCTTTAGTTCTCGCCTTCTCAATTAAAGAAAGTGGGGGAGCCTTACAGTTAAGTGATCTAGCCTTGTTACTTGCTGCAGTCTCTGCTTCTTACGGTTATGCAGAAGCTGGTAACCTTTCCCAAAAGATGGGGGGCATAGCTGTGATCTCATGGGTAGCAATTATTTCCCTCATACCCAGTCTTCCAATTGCGATTTATTACGCAATGCATTCGAGTGTTACTGCAATACCAATCATGAATGCTTCATTACCAGCATGGCTAGCATTGCTCTTTGTAAGCATCTTTTCAGCCTACATCGGTAATATATTTTGGTACACCGGATTATCTATGGGCGGAATATCACATGTCGGACAGGTGCAATTGCTTCAGCCCTTTTGCACCCTAGCCCTATCGAGCGTTTTGGTATTCGAACCCCTTACCATCAGCAATATCTTCTTTGCTAGCGCCGTGCTTGTAGTGGTTGCCATTGGCAAAAGAATGCCAGTCGCCAAGGTCAAAACTTAA
- a CDS encoding nitroreductase family protein, which yields MNTFDAIRERRAIKHFDPTHQFTQQETEQLLELAMQAPSSFNIQHWRLVNVTDKALRAKLREAAHDQAQVTDGSLLFVVTVDIKAWEKDPARYWINAPKEAQDILVPWIHPFYSGKEQLQRDEAMRSAGIMLQTMMLSAKAMGYDSCPMVGFDFDKVAELIHLPKDYAIAAMLVIGKGIKPAWPKPGFIPKSEMVIENHF from the coding sequence ATGAACACATTTGACGCTATTCGTGAGCGAAGGGCTATTAAGCACTTTGACCCTACCCATCAATTTACCCAGCAAGAGACTGAGCAGTTGCTCGAGCTCGCGATGCAAGCACCATCGTCTTTTAATATTCAGCACTGGCGTTTAGTTAATGTGACTGATAAGGCACTCAGAGCTAAGTTGCGTGAAGCTGCTCATGATCAAGCTCAAGTAACGGATGGATCATTATTATTTGTAGTGACGGTTGATATCAAGGCATGGGAAAAAGATCCCGCTAGATATTGGATTAATGCACCTAAAGAAGCTCAGGATATTTTAGTTCCCTGGATTCATCCTTTTTACTCTGGAAAAGAGCAGTTACAAAGAGATGAAGCAATGCGTTCCGCTGGAATCATGTTGCAAACGATGATGCTTTCAGCCAAGGCGATGGGCTATGATTCTTGCCCTATGGTTGGTTTTGATTTTGACAAGGTGGCCGAACTTATCCATCTGCCAAAAGACTATGCTATTGCTGCAATGTTGGTGATTGGAAAAGGGATCAAACCTGCATGGCCCAAGCCGGGATTTATCCCCAAATCAGAGATGGTGATTGAAAATCACTTCTAA
- a CDS encoding alpha/beta hydrolase translates to MWKNLTKDELDRAYNNSLAVANSAQIVEGWMQASDQVRESTKGELDIRYGPHPRQSYDYFSAGDHSPIMVYIHGGFWQFRSKDDFTFIVPPLIDLGFSVAMLGYRLAPDATMEQIIADIRTGLSAIEVKVRDERGSFPGFYLLGWSAGAHLVASVLNEPNVKDGICISGVYDLEPIRHCYVNDQLHLNLEASLENSPILKTNHFGKVIDLFVGSAELPHMQGQTTQFYEYRKQHLQPGKFQLLNGFNHYTIFDELVRANGTIHKTIKDRVLG, encoded by the coding sequence ATGTGGAAAAACCTTACAAAAGATGAGCTTGATAGGGCGTATAACAATTCATTGGCTGTTGCGAATAGCGCCCAGATAGTTGAGGGTTGGATGCAAGCTAGCGATCAGGTGCGAGAGAGCACAAAAGGTGAGCTAGACATTAGGTATGGTCCACATCCAAGGCAGTCATATGATTACTTTTCTGCTGGAGATCATTCTCCCATCATGGTTTATATACATGGCGGTTTTTGGCAGTTCCGCTCTAAAGATGATTTCACATTCATAGTTCCACCTTTAATAGATTTAGGCTTTAGTGTTGCAATGCTAGGTTATAGATTGGCGCCTGATGCAACAATGGAGCAAATTATTGCGGATATACGTACCGGGTTAAGTGCAATTGAAGTTAAGGTTCGGGACGAAAGAGGATCGTTTCCAGGTTTTTATCTTCTTGGATGGTCTGCAGGGGCTCACTTGGTTGCTTCAGTTTTAAATGAGCCCAATGTCAAAGATGGAATTTGTATCAGCGGAGTCTATGACTTAGAACCAATTCGACACTGCTATGTAAACGATCAGTTGCATTTGAATCTTGAAGCTTCTCTGGAGAACTCACCAATTCTAAAAACGAATCATTTTGGAAAAGTGATTGACTTATTTGTCGGTAGTGCTGAGTTGCCGCATATGCAAGGACAAACTACCCAATTTTATGAGTATCGAAAGCAACACTTACAACCAGGTAAATTTCAGTTGTTGAATGGTTTTAATCACTACACCATCTTTGATGAGTTAGTGAGAGCTAATGGAACAATCCATAAAACCATCAAAGACAGAGTGTTAGGCTAA
- a CDS encoding MFS transporter, protein MTATSMGTPSAFEDLTYKKVAWRIMPLLMICYIVAYLDRVNVGFAKLQMLTDLGFSEAVYGFGAGVFFFGYFIFEVPSNIILHRVGARVWIARIMVTWAAISGACMFVSTPTSFYVMRFLLGLAEAGFFPGIILYLTYWFPSARRSKIVSIFMAAIPLAGLIGGPLSGWIMESVAGVNGLTGWQWMFVLEAIPAVILAVVVFCYLDDGIKHAKWLNNEEKAMLAANIVADQREKVDHGSFGAILKDGRLWLGIVVYFCIVMGQYGLTFFLPTLIKTAGIKGVLNIGLFTAIPYGAAVISMIFFGRRSDKTRERRWHLVVPMYMGVIGLTGSALAGTTNTEIAVAFLTLAAAGVLSATPLFWALPTSFLAGASAAAGIAAINSVGNLSGFAAPFLIGAIKDATGSSNIGLYVISGVLVIGSFAVLKFPAKLVNK, encoded by the coding sequence ATGACTGCTACAAGCATGGGCACCCCGAGTGCTTTTGAGGATTTAACTTATAAGAAAGTCGCATGGCGCATCATGCCGCTGCTGATGATCTGTTACATCGTTGCTTACTTAGATCGAGTCAACGTGGGCTTTGCAAAATTACAAATGCTGACTGACTTAGGGTTTAGCGAAGCTGTATATGGCTTCGGTGCTGGCGTATTCTTCTTCGGCTACTTTATCTTTGAAGTTCCCAGTAACATCATCTTGCATAGAGTGGGCGCACGAGTGTGGATTGCTCGAATCATGGTTACCTGGGCGGCAATTTCAGGTGCTTGTATGTTTGTAAGTACTCCCACCAGCTTTTATGTAATGCGTTTTTTATTGGGCTTAGCTGAAGCTGGATTTTTCCCGGGCATCATTTTGTATCTCACATATTGGTTTCCATCGGCACGCCGTTCAAAGATTGTTTCAATCTTCATGGCTGCTATTCCGTTAGCAGGTTTGATTGGCGGACCCTTATCTGGTTGGATTATGGAGTCTGTAGCTGGTGTTAACGGCCTTACAGGTTGGCAATGGATGTTTGTGCTTGAAGCCATTCCAGCAGTCATTTTGGCTGTAGTAGTTTTCTGCTATTTAGATGATGGCATTAAACATGCTAAATGGTTGAATAACGAAGAGAAGGCCATGCTTGCGGCCAATATTGTGGCTGATCAACGTGAAAAAGTAGATCACGGCTCCTTTGGTGCAATCCTTAAAGATGGCCGCCTCTGGCTTGGTATCGTGGTGTATTTCTGTATCGTGATGGGTCAGTATGGATTAACTTTCTTCCTCCCAACTTTGATCAAAACCGCAGGAATTAAAGGCGTCTTAAATATTGGTTTGTTTACTGCAATCCCATACGGAGCGGCAGTGATCTCCATGATCTTCTTTGGTCGCAGATCCGATAAAACCCGTGAACGCCGCTGGCATTTAGTTGTTCCTATGTATATGGGCGTGATCGGTCTTACTGGTAGTGCGCTTGCGGGCACAACAAATACCGAGATTGCAGTTGCCTTCTTAACTTTGGCAGCAGCTGGAGTGCTCTCTGCTACTCCATTGTTCTGGGCATTGCCTACCTCTTTCTTGGCCGGTGCTTCAGCTGCTGCAGGTATTGCCGCAATTAATTCTGTTGGAAATCTCTCGGGCTTCGCAGCACCATTCTTAATTGGTGCTATTAAGGATGCGACAGGCTCTTCCAATATCGGTCTTTACGTAATTTCTGGCGTGCTGGTAATTGGGTCATTTGCAGTATTGAAATTCCCGGCGAAGTTAGTTAATAAATAA
- the ltnD gene encoding L-threonate dehydrogenase, protein MSSQGIAVGVVGLGAMGKGMAGSLRRSGYNVYVADVRKEAADTFVEDGGVACSSPAEVAEHCEILVSVVVNAAQTEEVLFGKNGAANAMKKGSVFVMCSTVDPNWSVGLEKRLNDMGILYLDSPISGGAAKAASGEMTIMSAGTPQAYAKVGGALDAMAAKVYRLGDSAGAGSKVKIINQLLAGVHIAAAAEAMALGLREGVDAASLYEVITNSAGNSWMFENRMAHVLAADYTPLSAVDIFVKDLGLVLDTARASKFPLPLSSTAHQMFMQASTAGFGREDDSAVIKIFPGIELPGKK, encoded by the coding sequence ATGAGTTCCCAAGGAATAGCTGTTGGTGTTGTGGGTCTTGGCGCTATGGGTAAAGGAATGGCTGGATCATTGCGCCGTTCTGGTTATAACGTTTATGTAGCCGATGTTCGTAAAGAAGCTGCTGATACATTTGTTGAGGATGGCGGCGTTGCTTGCTCGTCGCCGGCAGAGGTAGCCGAACATTGCGAGATTTTAGTCAGCGTTGTAGTCAATGCTGCGCAAACAGAAGAAGTGCTGTTTGGTAAAAATGGCGCAGCCAATGCGATGAAGAAGGGCTCTGTTTTTGTGATGTGCTCTACAGTGGATCCTAATTGGTCCGTTGGATTGGAGAAGCGTTTAAATGATATGGGGATCCTGTACTTAGATTCTCCCATCTCAGGAGGAGCTGCTAAGGCTGCGTCTGGCGAGATGACTATTATGAGCGCCGGCACTCCGCAGGCATATGCCAAAGTAGGTGGCGCATTAGATGCGATGGCGGCTAAAGTGTATCGTCTGGGCGATAGCGCTGGAGCTGGCAGCAAGGTAAAGATCATTAATCAACTATTGGCAGGTGTACATATTGCAGCCGCTGCTGAAGCTATGGCTTTAGGGTTGCGTGAAGGTGTCGATGCTGCGTCTTTATATGAAGTCATTACTAATAGCGCTGGTAATAGCTGGATGTTTGAGAATCGGATGGCTCACGTTTTAGCTGCAGACTACACACCGCTTTCGGCTGTGGATATTTTTGTTAAAGATCTAGGTTTAGTTCTCGATACCGCAAGAGCCAGCAAATTTCCGCTGCCCTTGAGCTCCACCGCACACCAAATGTTCATGCAAGCATCTACGGCTGGTTTTGGTAGAGAAGATGACTCTGCAGTGATTAAAATTTTCCCTGGAATTGAACTTCCGGGAAAAAAATAA
- a CDS encoding substrate-binding domain-containing protein, producing MLIRLIKNALLAFTASLLFSASVLAADIQVITSGAFAEALKALVPEYEKQSPNKVIISYGSSMGTAPDSIPSRLSRGEKFDVLILASPALDGFIQSGSVQQGTRVDLVASVIGAAVKTGAPKPDISSVPALKQALLNAKSVAYSASASGTYLSTELFPKLGIAEQMSKTAKKIYSERVGTVVARGDAELGFQQVSELIPIPGIDFIGEIPPEVQQTVLFSAGITSNDANIKASRDLIAFLASPKAVPTIQKAGLKPVLPVLPW from the coding sequence ATGCTAATTAGATTAATTAAGAATGCTTTATTGGCTTTCACAGCTAGCCTTCTTTTTTCCGCATCAGTCCTGGCGGCTGATATTCAGGTGATCACTTCTGGTGCATTTGCGGAAGCCCTTAAGGCTTTAGTGCCAGAATATGAAAAACAGTCTCCCAATAAGGTGATTATTTCTTATGGATCGTCCATGGGGACTGCTCCCGATTCCATACCATCAAGATTGTCTAGGGGTGAAAAATTTGATGTATTGATACTCGCATCTCCTGCATTGGATGGATTTATACAGAGTGGCTCAGTCCAGCAGGGGACCCGCGTGGATTTAGTCGCCTCTGTTATTGGCGCCGCCGTGAAGACTGGCGCGCCAAAGCCTGACATCAGCAGTGTTCCAGCCCTGAAGCAAGCTTTATTAAATGCAAAATCTGTTGCATATTCCGCAAGTGCTAGCGGTACTTATTTATCTACAGAGCTATTTCCAAAATTAGGAATTGCAGAGCAAATGAGTAAGACTGCAAAAAAGATATATAGCGAACGAGTAGGCACGGTGGTTGCTAGAGGAGACGCTGAACTAGGGTTTCAACAGGTAAGCGAGCTAATTCCAATACCAGGTATTGATTTCATTGGCGAGATACCCCCTGAAGTCCAGCAAACTGTTTTATTTTCGGCAGGTATAACTAGCAATGATGCAAACATCAAGGCATCAAGAGATTTAATTGCATTCTTGGCATCGCCTAAAGCAGTGCCTACTATTCAAAAGGCAGGTTTAAAACCTGTATTACCGGTACTCCCTTGGTAA
- a CDS encoding DsbA family oxidoreductase — protein sequence MKPTIKIDYVSDVACPWCAVGLGNLNQAMAQLSDKINFEVHFRPFELNPKMPHGGQDAIEHLTEKYGLTAEQVKVNQANIRTKALEAGFAFHPDGRKRVYNTFDAHRLLYWAGKEYDLQKQAALKKELLNTYFCLAVSLDDPENVLDAVMRAGLDKDRAQEVLKGNEYSKEVRDEEATYTSAGISSVPSIIIDDQYLLQGAQPPEAFVNAFEQINKTI from the coding sequence ATGAAACCAACCATCAAAATAGATTATGTATCAGATGTAGCCTGCCCATGGTGCGCCGTAGGCTTAGGAAATCTCAATCAGGCCATGGCTCAGTTAAGCGACAAGATTAATTTTGAAGTCCACTTTCGCCCCTTTGAACTCAACCCAAAGATGCCCCATGGCGGTCAAGATGCCATCGAGCACCTCACTGAAAAATACGGCTTAACTGCAGAACAGGTCAAAGTAAACCAAGCCAATATTCGCACTAAAGCATTAGAAGCTGGATTTGCATTTCATCCAGATGGTCGTAAACGGGTGTACAACACCTTTGATGCTCACCGCCTCCTATATTGGGCCGGTAAAGAATACGATCTACAAAAACAAGCTGCCCTAAAAAAGGAATTACTGAATACTTACTTTTGTCTTGCAGTTAGCTTAGATGATCCGGAGAATGTATTAGATGCAGTGATGCGTGCAGGATTAGATAAAGATAGAGCTCAAGAAGTACTCAAGGGCAATGAGTACTCAAAAGAAGTGCGGGATGAAGAGGCAACATATACCAGTGCGGGAATCAGCTCAGTTCCCTCGATTATTATTGATGATCAATACCTATTACAAGGAGCCCAGCCTCCTGAGGCTTTCGTTAATGCGTTTGAGCAAATTAATAAAACAATCTAG
- the denD gene encoding D-erythronate dehydrogenase — translation MKVLVTGGAGFLGQKLANQLLSRGSLKDSDGAEQKIEQLILVDVVKANDFGDSRVKVIAGDIADPKLIQGLITPEIKSIFHLAAIVSGQAEADFDLGMRINLDAARLLLEACRKAGHKPKIIFTSSVAVYGGALPEMVLDTTALNPQSSYGTQKAICELLLNDFTRKGFVDGRVLRLPTISVRPGVANKAASSFASGIIREPLNGQPSICPVSPDLRIWLLSPLYAIESLITGHDLDSSKLGLNKSINLPGVSVSVGEMIEALHKVASEETVSLISIEPDPKVEAIVRSWPASWDASRAQALGLKSDPNFQSIVEAYIEDELKGKS, via the coding sequence ATGAAAGTATTAGTTACTGGTGGAGCTGGATTTTTAGGGCAAAAACTTGCTAATCAGTTATTAAGTCGTGGGTCTTTAAAAGACTCGGATGGGGCCGAGCAAAAAATTGAGCAACTCATACTGGTTGATGTTGTTAAGGCCAATGATTTTGGCGATTCACGAGTTAAGGTGATCGCTGGAGATATTGCGGATCCTAAGCTCATTCAGGGATTGATTACCCCAGAGATTAAATCTATCTTTCACTTAGCCGCTATCGTTAGCGGCCAAGCAGAGGCTGACTTTGACTTAGGAATGCGAATTAATCTGGATGCTGCACGACTATTGCTAGAGGCTTGCCGCAAAGCGGGGCATAAACCCAAAATTATCTTTACTAGTTCGGTAGCTGTATACGGTGGAGCTCTTCCAGAGATGGTTTTGGATACAACAGCCTTAAACCCTCAATCATCGTATGGCACTCAAAAGGCAATCTGTGAGCTTTTACTTAATGACTTCACTCGCAAGGGTTTTGTAGACGGCAGGGTATTACGTTTACCCACTATTAGTGTTCGCCCTGGAGTTGCTAATAAAGCAGCATCTTCGTTTGCTAGCGGAATCATTCGCGAGCCTTTAAATGGTCAACCTTCCATTTGCCCAGTTTCACCTGACTTGCGTATCTGGTTGTTATCACCCCTTTATGCCATTGAATCTTTGATTACTGGCCATGACTTAGATTCAAGCAAATTGGGCTTGAATAAGTCAATCAATCTTCCTGGTGTTTCAGTAAGTGTTGGTGAAATGATTGAAGCACTACACAAAGTGGCTAGTGAAGAGACTGTTTCTCTCATTTCCATTGAGCCAGATCCAAAGGTAGAGGCGATCGTAAGAAGTTGGCCTGCATCCTGGGATGCCAGCAGAGCTCAAGCATTGGGTTTAAAGTCTGACCCCAATTTTCAAAGTATTGTTGAGGCCTATATTGAGGATGAGCTTAAAGGTAAGAGTTAA
- a CDS encoding DUF2461 domain-containing protein, whose amino-acid sequence MSDFNGFSPKAFQFLEDLTDNQNRVWFAEHRSEYEEFVREPMKRFTEALSNTLSNKDIPLWGDPKKSLFRINRDARFSKAKHPYNMHASGLFTRTGDKHSPGVLYFRLDPLGSRCAAGYLQPETHILKKLRQGILDNPKAWLLIEKSLKRKGYELDYSHTLARIPRGFVDVPKEIESAIKLKGWIVRKQLPRSIICSKGLVNEVADFAKDMLPLLSFGWLHIQ is encoded by the coding sequence ATGAGTGACTTTAACGGGTTTAGTCCGAAGGCTTTTCAATTCCTGGAGGATTTAACAGATAACCAAAACAGAGTTTGGTTTGCAGAGCATCGCTCTGAATATGAAGAGTTTGTGCGTGAGCCGATGAAGCGCTTCACTGAGGCGTTATCAAACACGTTATCGAATAAAGACATCCCCTTGTGGGGCGACCCTAAAAAATCGCTTTTTAGAATTAATCGAGACGCTCGTTTCTCTAAAGCAAAGCACCCTTACAACATGCATGCCAGCGGATTATTTACCCGAACTGGCGACAAACACTCTCCTGGTGTTTTATATTTTCGTTTAGACCCATTAGGCAGTAGGTGCGCTGCAGGTTATTTGCAGCCTGAAACCCATATTCTTAAAAAGCTGAGGCAGGGAATATTAGATAACCCGAAGGCTTGGCTATTAATTGAGAAATCGCTTAAGCGAAAAGGCTATGAATTGGATTATTCCCATACATTAGCCCGTATACCGAGAGGGTTTGTTGATGTGCCCAAAGAAATTGAATCGGCCATTAAGCTAAAGGGGTGGATTGTTAGAAAGCAGTTGCCCCGATCTATTATTTGCTCAAAAGGCTTAGTGAACGAAGTAGCAGATTTTGCCAAAGATATGCTTCCTTTATTAAGTTTTGGCTGGCTTCATATCCAGTAG